AAAGTATCCGGGATCGGAGCATACCCGTTGTCTCCCAAGCCGTTTTGACCGGCGCCGATGGTCGACTGCAGGAATGCCTTCACCGCGGTCCCGACCGATGCGTCGGGATACTTCGAGCAAACGATCTCGTAGGTGGCCAGCACGATCGGGTAGGAGCCAGGCTGGCTGGGGCGGTAGAACGAGGCGGTGTCGAGGACTAGGTCGTTGCCCTGGCCGGCGATGGTCGCACCGGCGATGGTCTTGCCCACCGAATCGGCGCTGATCGCGACGGCCTCCGGTCCGGCCGATGTGACGATCTTGGCGATGTTCAGCTTCTGGGCCTGCGCGAAGGACCACTCGTTGTAGGTGATGGCACCCTCGGTGTTCTTGATGGCCGCTGACGTGCCGTCGTTGCCCTTGGCGCCTTCACCGACGCCACCCTGGAATGACTTTCCGGCGCCTTTGCCCCACGCACCGTTGGAGGCGGCGTCGAGATAGTGCTGGAAGTTGTCCGTGGTTCCCGACTCGTCGCTGCGGAACACGACGTGGATGTCCGTTCCAGGCAGGTTGGTGCCGGGGTTGAGGGCGGTGATTGCCGGGTCGTTCCACTTCTTGACGCCCCCGTTGAAGATCTTCGCCAGGGTGGGCCCGTCGAGGTTCAGTGAACTCACTCCCCCGACGTTGTACGTGACCGCGATGGGACCGAACACCACCGGCAGGTTCCACGCCGGCGCGCCACCACAACGTTGCTGCGCGGCGGCCGCCTGGTCGTTGGTGAGCGGTGAATCAGAACCCCCGAAATCGGTTTGGTTGCCGGTGAATTCGCTGATGCCCGCGCCAGAGCCGTTGGACGTGTAGTTCAAGGTCTGACCGGGACATGCCGATTCGAATGCTTTGACGAAGCGGGTCATCGCGTTGTTCTGGGCGGAGGAACCACTGGCCTTCAGCGCCTTCTTGCCGCCGCAGCTCACGTTGCCCGATGAAGGACTGCCCGATGAGCCCGAGCTTCCCCCACCTGCATTGTTGTTGTCGCTACCGCACGCGGACAACACGAGTGCGCCTGATGCCAGGACACTCAGCGCGGCACCAAATCGGTTGAGTTTCAATTCAGTTCCTAACTGGTAGTGATGAAAGATGCTAGCCGCCGCCCACCCGTCGCGGCTCCTCGACAACCCCTTCCATTGCAGCTGTTCAACTACATTAACAACAGGTTACGAACGGTGAAAGGGTTGCTGATTCCCCGCCCAGGGACCCCTGTGCCAAACTAGAACCTGTTACAAAAATGATCGAGGCGATGGCCGCCGCTGTCGTTTCTCCCGACGAGTGAAACGAGGCCGCCGTGATCCTCGACAGGTTCCGCCTCGACGACAAGGTCGCCGTAATCACCGGAGCCGGCCGCGGCCTGGGCGCGGCCATCGCGCTGGCTTTTGCTGAAGCTGGTGCCGATGTGGTGATCGCGTCGCGCACCCAGTCACAGCTGGACGAGGTCGCCGAGCAGGTGCGCGCCGCCGGGCGCCGCGCCCACGTGATAGCCGCCGACCTGGCCCGCCCCGAGGAAACCGAGAAGCTCGCGGCGATGGCGGTCGAGGCATTCGGGAAGTTGGACATCGTCGTCAACAACGTCGGGGGAAGCATGCCCAACACGTTGCTGACCACGTCGACCAAAGAGCTCAGGGATGCGTTCACATTCAATGTCGCCACCGCCCATGCGCTAACCGTCGCCGCGGTGCCGCTGATCCTGGAGCATTCCGGCGGCGGCAGCATCATCAACATCACCTCGGCCATCGGACGGCTTGCCGGACGCGGCTTCGCGGCCTACGGCACCGCCAAAGCCGCGCTTACGCACTACACCCGATTGACAGCGCTCGACCTGTGCCCGCGCATCCGGGTAAACGCGATTGCGCCGGGGTCGATCCTCACCTCCGCGCTCGACGTGGTGGCCAGCAACGACGAACTGCGTAAGCCCATGGAGCAGGCCACGCCACTGCGCCGCCTCGGCGATCCGCTCGATATCGCCGCTGCCGCAGTATATTTGGCGTCACCGGCGGGCGGGTTCCTGACCGGCAAGACGCTAGAGGTCGACGGCGGCCTCACCTTCCCCAACCTCGAGATCCCGGTCCCGGATCTGTAAGGAGTCGATCGTGCCTATACGCGTCGCACAGCTCGGCACCGGCAACGTCGGCATTCACTCGCTGCGTGCGCTCATCACCAACCCCGAGTTCGAACTCACCGGGGTGTGGGTGTCATCGGAGGCGAAAGCCGGAAAGGATGCAGCCGAGCTGGCCGGACTCGAGCAGGTTACCGGCGTCAAGGCCACCACCGACCTGGACGCCGTGCTGGCCACCGCGCCGCAGTGTGCGGTCTACAACGCGATGGCCGATAACCGCCTTCCCGAAGCACTCGAGGACTACGGCCGCGTGTTGGCGGCCGGGATCAACATGGTGGGCAGCGGCCCGGTATTCCTTCAGTACCCTTGGCAGGTACTGCCCCAGAATCTGATCGAACCGATCGAAAATGCAGCGCGGCAAGGCAATTCGAGTGTGTACGTTAGCGGCATCGATCCCGGCTTCGCCAACGACCTGCTGCCGATGGCGCTGGCCGGCACCTGTCAAAGCATCGAGCAGGTGCGCTGCATGGAAATCGTCGACTACGCGACGTACGACAGTGCCGTCGTCATGTTCGACGTGATGGGATTCGGCAAGCCGATAGACGAGATCCCGATGCTGCTACAGCCCGGGGTGCTCAGCCTGGCGTGGGGATCGGTGGTGCGGCAACTCGCTGCGGGACTGGGCATTTCGCTTGACGAGGTCACCGAGAAGTACGTCCGGGTGCCCGCACCCGAGGCCTTCGACATCGCTTCGGGCCATATCCCGCGGGGCAGTGCTGCCGCGTTGCGGTTCGAGGTGATCGGCATGTTCGACGGGCGCCCCGCGGTGGTGCTGGAGCACATCACGCGGTTGCGCGAGGACCTATGTCCGGAATGGCCGCAACCCGCCCAGCCCGGCGGTTCCTACCGCGTCGAGATCACCGGCGAGCCGTCGTACGCCATGGACATCTGCCTGAGCAGTCGGCGCGGTGACCACAACCATGCCGGGCTGGTGGCCACGGCGATGCGCATCGTCAACGCCATCCCCGCAGTGGTGGCCGCCGCGCCCGGCATCCGGACCACTCTTGAATTGCCCTTGATCACCGGTCGCGGACTGTACCGGCCCGCCCACTAGACACAGGGCGGCAACGACCGCGGCGGAGGTTTCGGCTAACCTCACTTTTTTATTCGACCTCACTTTTATTCGACCTCGCTTTTCATTCGGCGAAGCGGACCTTAAGGCGGTGCGTTGGCGCAGGACATCGCGACCTCGGGCAAAGCAAGCTGGTATCTGCTGGGGCCCGCGTTCGTCGCGGCGATCGCCTATGTCGACCCTGGCAACGTCGCCGCCAACGTCAGCTCGGGCACCCAGTTCGGCTACCTGCTGTTATGGGTCATCGTCGCGGCCAACGTGATGGCCGGGTTGGTTCAGTACCTGTCGGCCAAGCTCGGACTGGTGACCGGTCGGTCGCTGCCCGAATCGATCGGCGACCGGATGAGTCGGCCCGCGCGGCTGGCCTACTGGGCGCAGGCCGAGATCGTCGCCATGTCGACGGATGTGGCCGAGGTGATCGGTGGGGCCATCGCGCTGCGCATCCTGTTCGGGCTACCGCTGCCACTGGGCGGGCTGATCACGGGTGTGATCTCGTTGCTGCTGCTGATGATCAAGGATCGTCGTGGCCAACGCCGGTTCGAGGCGGTCATCACCGGGCTGCTGCTGATCATCGCCCTCGGGTTCACCGCTAGCTTTTTCGTCGCCACACCGCCGGCGCGCGAAGTCTTATCCGGCCTGGTACCGCGCTTCCAGGGCACTGAGAGCGTGCTGCTGGCCGCGGCGATCCTGGGTGCGACCGTGATGCCCCACGCGGTCTACCTGCACTCCGGGCTCGCTCGGGATCGGCACGGGCAACCCGCACCCGGGCCGGATCGCCGCCGACTGCTGCGCATCACCCGCTTGGATGTCGGGGTCGCCATGGTGATCGCCGGCGGAGTCAACGCGGCGATGTTGCTGGTTGCCGCATTCAACATGCGCGGGCACGGCGAGGTCGGGTCTATCGATGCCGCCTACGTGGCGGTTCGCGACACCTTGGGACCGACAATCGCGGTGCTGTTCGCAGTCGGACTGCTGGCCTCTGGGCTGGCGTCATCGTCGGTGGGCGCGTACGCCGGCGCCATGATCATGCAGGGCCTGCTGCACTGGTCGGTCCCGATGGCGGTCCGCCGCATCGTCACTGTGTGCCCCGCGATAGCGCTGTTGGCGCTGGATGTGGACCCCACCCGGGCACTAGTGCTATCCCAGGTAGTGCTGTCGTTCGGGATCCCCTTCGCGGTGCTGCCGCTGGTCAGGCTCACCGCCAACCGCAAACTGATGGGTAGCGACGCCAACCACATGATCACGACGGCCGTTGGTTGGGTGGTCGCGGTGATGATTAGTCTGCTTAACGTGGCGTTGATCTGTCTGACGGTAAAAGGTAGCTGAATGCCGGCTCGCCGACACTCCTACTTCGCATACGGATCGAATCTATGCGTGCGCCAGATGGCCGCGCGCTGCCCGGAGGCCTACGACCCGCGCCCGGCGACGCTCGACGGTCACGACTGGCTGATCAATGAGCGCGGTGTCGCGACCGTCGCACCATCGGCTGGCGGCGAGGTGCACGGCGTGCTTTGGCGGCTTTCCGACGACGACCTGGCACGTTTGGACAGTGCCGAGGGAGTGCCGGTGCGCTACCGACGCGACGAGCTGACCGTGCGACTCGACCGCGGGGCCGCACCGGCGTGGGTGTACATCGACCCGCGGGTGACGGCGGGTCCGCCGCGCCCGGGTTATCTGCCACGCATCATCAACGGCGCGGTGCATCACGGGCTGCCGCAGCGTTGGATCGACTACCTGCAGCTTTGGGATCCGGGATGCTGTTCCTCGGTGGCGGGAGCGCGGCCCGTGCGATCTTTCTCGGAGTAGCTTTCTCGGAGTGGATGGAGGTTATTGGTGGCCAAGGACTTTCGCTTCGGGCTGAGCCTGCGATTCTTCAAATCCCGCGAGGCCCTGGCGGACACGGCCAAGCGTGCCGAGGATTCGGGGTTCGACATCCTCTGCGTACCGGACCATCTCGGTGCGGCGGCACCGTTTCCGACGCTGACCGCGGCCGCCATGGTCACCACAACGTTGCGACTGAGCATGTATGTGCTCAACGCCGCCTTCTACAAGCCGGCCCTGCTCAGCCGAGACCTCGGCTGCCTGGACCTGATTAGCGACCAGCGCGTCGAGGTGGGGCTGGGAACCGGTTATGTCCGTGAGGAATTCGAAGCAGCCGAGCTGCCCTATCCGAGCGCCGGCGCGCGTGTCGATTACCTCGAGCACATGACGAGGTACCTCAGTGAGCATCATCCGCAGATGCCGATCCTGATCGCCGGAAACGGCGACCGAGTGCTGACCCTGGCAGCACGCCATGCCCACATCATCGGCCTGACCGGGGCCCGGGTGCGCGAGGCCGAGGACCCGCTGACCGAGCGCGTCGAATTCGTCCGCCGCGCGGCGGGAGATCGCTTCGACTCGCTGGAATTGAACCTGGCGGTCACCGCGATGCCACGGGACGGCGAGACCGTGCCCGACCTGTCGATGACGCGGCGCTACGCGCCGGGGATGTCCGACGAAGAGTTACTGGCGATGCATTCGGTGCTCAGCGGGTCACCCCGCGAGATCGCGGACACGCTGCTGGAATACCGGGACAAGTACGGTGTGTCGTCGATTACCGTGCAGGACAACAACCTCAAGAACTTCGCGAAGGTGATCGACGCGCTGCCCTGATCCCGGCTTCTCCCCCCTCGTCTGTCACCCGCCCTCCCCCAGCTTGTCGCCCCTCCCCCTTCTTGTCGCCGAGTGTGAAACTCACGACACGACAAGCCGACTCGGCGTCGTGAGAGTCGCATTCGGCGGGGGAATCGCTTGGGTCAGCCTCGGGCGGGTCGAGGCGCGAAGTTACCGTGGAACCCCTGCGGGATGTGATCGGTGAGCTGGGCGGTAGCGATAGGCCCGGTGCTGGGATCGCGCGCATCGAGGATGACAAGCCGGGACAAGTGTTGCCGGGCCTGGTATTCCACGGTCAGCAGCCAGCCGTCATCTTCGGCGGACGCGTCGGGACGAGGGACGAACACCGGTTCGCAGAAACTGTTGCCGGCGCCCGCCGCCGTATACGTGTTCTCAGTTTGGTCGGCGAGGTCGACCTTGCTGATCGAGTCGTACAGCGAAGCCAGGCGCCTGCGAGTGGTGAAATAAGCGTAGCGGTGCGGCCTGCCCTCGCGGTCGGGATGATGCCGCGGGAACTCGCAGATGCTGTCGCTCAACGTTTCTCGAATCAACCGTCCGGACTTGGTGAGCCGGAACCGGGTCAGCTTCGACGGTGATTCACGCAACGGAGTGGTTTGGAATCGCGCGATGCTCCTGAGCAGCTGTGGGTTCTCGTAGGTGACCGCGTCGACGACCACGTCCTCCCCGTCGTCGAAGGCGTTGCTGAGGTGGAACTGCAGGATCGCCGGGGACTCGATCCGGCGTATCTCGCCTCCGTCGCGGGGGACGAGGATAAAGACGCTCTCGCGCTCCGGGCGGTAGCGCAGGGCGTCACCGATTGGCTTGCGGCCCAATGTAACCGCCATCAAATCCGGGATGATCGGCGACACCAGAAACACCAGGTAACGCTGGGTGATGCCGAAGTCGTGCGTCATCGCCAGATAGGGCAACCGTGCGGAGCGCAGGTACCGCAGACTGCCCTGTGGGTC
The nucleotide sequence above comes from Mycobacterium vicinigordonae. Encoded proteins:
- the pstS gene encoding phosphate ABC transporter substrate-binding protein PstS, whose protein sequence is MKLNRFGAALSVLASGALVLSACGSDNNNAGGGSSGSSGSPSSGNVSCGGKKALKASGSSAQNNAMTRFVKAFESACPGQTLNYTSNGSGAGISEFTGNQTDFGGSDSPLTNDQAAAAQQRCGGAPAWNLPVVFGPIAVTYNVGGVSSLNLDGPTLAKIFNGGVKKWNDPAITALNPGTNLPGTDIHVVFRSDESGTTDNFQHYLDAASNGAWGKGAGKSFQGGVGEGAKGNDGTSAAIKNTEGAITYNEWSFAQAQKLNIAKIVTSAGPEAVAISADSVGKTIAGATIAGQGNDLVLDTASFYRPSQPGSYPIVLATYEIVCSKYPDASVGTAVKAFLQSTIGAGQNGLGDNGYAPIPDTFKSRLSTAVNAIS
- a CDS encoding carotenoid oxygenase family protein produces the protein MIRLSLDAKGGCVVTQSAQATALLDLTPLPALRRYLASLPQSERAQAIERLSALSSEDRLSLGVSEPQPNEFDYSVDDVEGAIPAELCGTLYRNGPGRWQDYTGRPLHHLFDGDGMLSAFTIREGAVHYRNRYVRTRHYQGKGGVTHLGTAAPGGWRANIGKTPPNLANTNVIEHAGRLYALWEGGAPYEINPDTLETLGPRRFSGELARMGAYSAHPSICPGTGDMYNFGVEFIPRPHLRIYRSDPQGSLRYLRSARLPYLAMTHDFGITQRYLVFLVSPIIPDLMAVTLGRKPIGDALRYRPERESVFILVPRDGGEIRRIESPAILQFHLSNAFDDGEDVVVDAVTYENPQLLRSIARFQTTPLRESPSKLTRFRLTKSGRLIRETLSDSICEFPRHHPDREGRPHRYAYFTTRRRLASLYDSISKVDLADQTENTYTAAGAGNSFCEPVFVPRPDASAEDDGWLLTVEYQARQHLSRLVILDARDPSTGPIATAQLTDHIPQGFHGNFAPRPARG
- a CDS encoding LLM class F420-dependent oxidoreductase, which produces MAKDFRFGLSLRFFKSREALADTAKRAEDSGFDILCVPDHLGAAAPFPTLTAAAMVTTTLRLSMYVLNAAFYKPALLSRDLGCLDLISDQRVEVGLGTGYVREEFEAAELPYPSAGARVDYLEHMTRYLSEHHPQMPILIAGNGDRVLTLAARHAHIIGLTGARVREAEDPLTERVEFVRRAAGDRFDSLELNLAVTAMPRDGETVPDLSMTRRYAPGMSDEELLAMHSVLSGSPREIADTLLEYRDKYGVSSITVQDNNLKNFAKVIDALP
- a CDS encoding diacylglycerol kinase; translated protein: MPIRVAQLGTGNVGIHSLRALITNPEFELTGVWVSSEAKAGKDAAELAGLEQVTGVKATTDLDAVLATAPQCAVYNAMADNRLPEALEDYGRVLAAGINMVGSGPVFLQYPWQVLPQNLIEPIENAARQGNSSVYVSGIDPGFANDLLPMALAGTCQSIEQVRCMEIVDYATYDSAVVMFDVMGFGKPIDEIPMLLQPGVLSLAWGSVVRQLAAGLGISLDEVTEKYVRVPAPEAFDIASGHIPRGSAAALRFEVIGMFDGRPAVVLEHITRLREDLCPEWPQPAQPGGSYRVEITGEPSYAMDICLSSRRGDHNHAGLVATAMRIVNAIPAVVAAAPGIRTTLELPLITGRGLYRPAH
- a CDS encoding SDR family oxidoreductase, with protein sequence MILDRFRLDDKVAVITGAGRGLGAAIALAFAEAGADVVIASRTQSQLDEVAEQVRAAGRRAHVIAADLARPEETEKLAAMAVEAFGKLDIVVNNVGGSMPNTLLTTSTKELRDAFTFNVATAHALTVAAVPLILEHSGGGSIINITSAIGRLAGRGFAAYGTAKAALTHYTRLTALDLCPRIRVNAIAPGSILTSALDVVASNDELRKPMEQATPLRRLGDPLDIAAAAVYLASPAGGFLTGKTLEVDGGLTFPNLEIPVPDL
- a CDS encoding Nramp family divalent metal transporter, whose amino-acid sequence is MAQDIATSGKASWYLLGPAFVAAIAYVDPGNVAANVSSGTQFGYLLLWVIVAANVMAGLVQYLSAKLGLVTGRSLPESIGDRMSRPARLAYWAQAEIVAMSTDVAEVIGGAIALRILFGLPLPLGGLITGVISLLLLMIKDRRGQRRFEAVITGLLLIIALGFTASFFVATPPAREVLSGLVPRFQGTESVLLAAAILGATVMPHAVYLHSGLARDRHGQPAPGPDRRRLLRITRLDVGVAMVIAGGVNAAMLLVAAFNMRGHGEVGSIDAAYVAVRDTLGPTIAVLFAVGLLASGLASSSVGAYAGAMIMQGLLHWSVPMAVRRIVTVCPAIALLALDVDPTRALVLSQVVLSFGIPFAVLPLVRLTANRKLMGSDANHMITTAVGWVVAVMISLLNVALICLTVKGS